Proteins encoded together in one Amblyomma americanum isolate KBUSLIRL-KWMA chromosome 1, ASM5285725v1, whole genome shotgun sequence window:
- the LOC144135368 gene encoding uncharacterized protein LOC144135368 isoform X2, translating to MAGERAPTGPPVPVGVLRRWQAACHRHRPGSRGGPAHAEDFRGQAPNTPAAANRRNTSSSPNGQCDELGDGCSRPPSAASKVLPMAMHEPYPGRQWRSVTFDDAKRRVIATDQDAEVDTLNLKSIVGRPPTLRPSRTDCC from the exons ATGGCTGGAGAAC GAGCCCCAACCGGGCCGCCAGTGCCGGTCGGTGTCCTTCGACGATGGCAAGCGGCGTGTCATCGCCACCGACCTGGATCCCGAGGTGGACCCGCTCACGCTGAAGACTTCCGTGGGCAGGCCCCCAACACCCCGGCCGCGGCTAACCGACGCAACACCTCTTCGTCGCCCAACGGCCAGTGCGACGAGTTGGGCGATGGCTGCTCGCGACCCCCCAGCGCAGCCTCGAAG GTATTGCCGATGGCCATGCACGAGCCGTACCCGGGCCGTCAGTGGCGGTCGGTGACCTTCGACGATGCCAAGCGGCGTGTCATCGCCACCGACCAGGATGCGGAGGTGGACACGCTGAATCTGAAGTCCATCGTGGGAAGGCCCCCGACACTCCGGCCGTCGCGAACCGACTGCTGTtga
- the LOC144135368 gene encoding uncharacterized protein LOC144135368 isoform X1 translates to MVIGSSPSIPRPKADTRYSSTRLTWSTHGWRTLFHNVRSGAPTGPPVPVGVLRRWQAACHRHRPGSRGGPAHAEDFRGQAPNTPAAANRRNTSSSPNGQCDELGDGCSRPPSAASKVLPMAMHEPYPGRQWRSVTFDDAKRRVIATDQDAEVDTLNLKSIVGRPPTLRPSRTDCC, encoded by the exons ATGGTCATCGGCAGCAGCCCGAGCATTCCACGGCCAAAGGCAGACACTCGCTACTCGTCTACACGGCTCACCTGGTCAACACATGGCTGGAGAAC GTTGTTTCACAATGTCCGTTCAGGAGCCCCAACCGGGCCGCCAGTGCCGGTCGGTGTCCTTCGACGATGGCAAGCGGCGTGTCATCGCCACCGACCTGGATCCCGAGGTGGACCCGCTCACGCTGAAGACTTCCGTGGGCAGGCCCCCAACACCCCGGCCGCGGCTAACCGACGCAACACCTCTTCGTCGCCCAACGGCCAGTGCGACGAGTTGGGCGATGGCTGCTCGCGACCCCCCAGCGCAGCCTCGAAG GTATTGCCGATGGCCATGCACGAGCCGTACCCGGGCCGTCAGTGGCGGTCGGTGACCTTCGACGATGCCAAGCGGCGTGTCATCGCCACCGACCAGGATGCGGAGGTGGACACGCTGAATCTGAAGTCCATCGTGGGAAGGCCCCCGACACTCCGGCCGTCGCGAACCGACTGCTGTtga